In Calothrix sp. PCC 7507, one DNA window encodes the following:
- a CDS encoding condensation domain-containing protein — MKIHSLLINLANQGVKLSVDEGSLFIDAPKGVLTPELRESLAKYKTDLLSLLRQNSNINYQETALPTIVPAPEQRYQPFPLTDMQQAFWVGRSGVIELGNVANHGYYEIESDGLNIERLNWALQKLIARHDMLRAVVLPDGQQQVLEAVPGYQIAVLDLRKQTQDVVAAQIELIRERMSHQVLPTDQWPLFEIRATYLDGEKVRLHISYDLQIFDAWSLLILFEEWEQIYQNPEVELPLLELSFRDYVLAEKALQNTDLYKRAQNYWFARLDSFPPSPDLPLAKHPSEIKQQRCQRYSGRLEKADWQQLKHRATQAGLTPSGVLIAAFAEILTIWSKSPQFTINLALFNRLPLHPQVNNILGDLSSVTLLAVDNSASESFSDRSFRIQQQLWQDLEHRSVSGVAVMRELARRQRTAPSAMPVVFTSTLGFSSRFSSLGQDTSTFSHFGELVYGISQASQVWMDIQVWEEKGALTFTWDVLKELFPEGMIDDMFGAYCTLIAQLAVSEKPWVATTQQLVSRQNIADLKYYVFNQVLADCPTWVPGEVYCSGIDFHQTHANFIIHPRTGERLYPTGDIGRYLPDGNLELLGRVSHQIRLGKYNIQPEEIELTLQQHPAISSAVVTAIEQAQNKKYLVAYLVSAQKSAPTTEELSQFLQQKLPDYMLPSAFVFLDALPLLANGTVDRNTLPHPELCLDVDVPYVAPQTELEQTIAAIWQEVLQLESVGIHHKFFEIGGNSLLIIQVFQKLQQVLIYENKKSVSLVDLFKYSTVHSLAKYLINHQETPNLIHDRQQEQEMQSGKHRIKQRLKKSQMLNNN, encoded by the coding sequence ATGAAAATACATTCGCTGTTAATTAATCTTGCCAATCAAGGTGTAAAATTATCTGTTGATGAAGGTTCACTCTTCATTGATGCGCCTAAAGGGGTGCTGACTCCAGAACTGCGGGAATCATTGGCAAAATATAAAACAGATTTGCTCTCGTTATTACGCCAAAACAGTAATATTAACTATCAAGAAACTGCGTTACCAACAATTGTGCCCGCACCAGAGCAGCGCTATCAGCCTTTTCCTTTGACTGATATGCAGCAAGCTTTCTGGGTAGGTCGTAGTGGGGTTATAGAATTAGGTAATGTTGCCAATCATGGCTATTATGAGATAGAGAGTGATGGCTTAAATATAGAAAGATTAAACTGGGCATTACAAAAATTAATTGCGCGTCATGATATGCTGCGGGCGGTGGTATTACCGGATGGTCAGCAACAAGTTCTGGAAGCAGTACCAGGTTATCAAATTGCAGTTTTGGATTTGAGAAAACAGACACAAGATGTTGTCGCAGCACAAATTGAGTTGATTCGTGAGCGGATGTCTCATCAGGTACTACCAACTGACCAATGGCCTTTATTTGAAATTAGGGCAACTTATTTGGATGGGGAAAAAGTCCGATTACATATTAGCTACGATTTGCAAATATTTGATGCTTGGAGTTTGTTAATTCTCTTTGAAGAATGGGAGCAAATCTATCAAAATCCTGAGGTGGAATTGCCACTATTGGAACTTTCGTTTCGGGATTATGTGTTAGCAGAAAAAGCTTTGCAAAATACCGATTTATATAAACGTGCCCAGAATTATTGGTTTGCTCGCCTAGACTCTTTTCCCCCATCTCCTGATTTACCACTAGCCAAACATCCTAGCGAGATTAAACAACAACGGTGTCAGCGTTACAGTGGGAGATTGGAAAAAGCTGATTGGCAACAATTAAAGCACAGAGCTACTCAAGCTGGTTTGACACCTTCTGGCGTATTGATTGCCGCTTTTGCAGAAATTTTAACTATTTGGAGCAAAAGTCCACAATTTACGATTAATTTAGCTTTGTTTAATCGTTTACCGCTGCATCCTCAAGTCAATAATATTTTGGGTGACTTGTCTTCTGTGACTTTGCTGGCTGTGGATAATTCAGCTTCAGAGTCATTTAGCGATCGCTCTTTTAGGATACAACAACAACTATGGCAAGATTTAGAACATCGCTCTGTCAGTGGCGTAGCCGTGATGCGAGAACTGGCTCGCAGACAAAGGACAGCACCCAGCGCTATGCCTGTGGTCTTTACGAGTACTCTAGGTTTCAGTTCCCGCTTTAGTTCACTTGGTCAAGACACCTCAACATTTAGCCATTTTGGCGAGCTAGTCTATGGCATCAGTCAAGCGTCTCAGGTGTGGATGGATATTCAAGTCTGGGAAGAAAAGGGAGCATTGACTTTCACTTGGGATGTGCTGAAAGAACTGTTCCCCGAAGGCATGATTGATGATATGTTTGGCGCTTACTGTACTTTGATTGCACAACTAGCTGTTTCGGAAAAACCTTGGGTAGCGACGACTCAACAATTAGTGTCTCGCCAAAATATCGCTGATTTGAAATACTATGTTTTCAATCAGGTATTAGCAGATTGTCCTACTTGGGTTCCCGGAGAAGTTTACTGTTCTGGAATCGATTTTCATCAAACCCATGCCAATTTCATTATCCATCCTCGCACAGGTGAGCGTTTATATCCTACAGGTGACATCGGTCGTTATTTACCTGATGGTAATCTGGAATTATTAGGACGAGTTAGCCACCAAATTCGCCTAGGTAAATATAATATTCAACCTGAAGAAATTGAATTAACTTTACAACAGCATCCGGCAATAAGTTCAGCTGTGGTCACAGCTATAGAGCAAGCACAAAATAAAAAATATTTAGTCGCTTACCTAGTTTCTGCACAAAAATCGGCACCAACAACAGAAGAACTAAGTCAGTTTCTCCAGCAGAAATTACCAGATTATATGTTGCCGTCAGCTTTTGTATTTTTAGATGCTTTACCTCTATTAGCAAATGGCACAGTAGATAGAAATACCTTGCCACATCCAGAATTATGTTTGGATGTTGATGTTCCCTATGTAGCACCTCAAACTGAGCTTGAGCAAACTATTGCTGCTATTTGGCAAGAGGTCTTGCAATTAGAATCAGTAGGAATACATCATAAATTTTTTGAAATTGGTGGCAATTCTTTATTGATTATCCAGGTTTTTCAAAAGCTTCAGCAAGTTTTGATATATGAAAATAAAAAGTCTGTTTCACTGGTTGATTTATTTAAATATTCAACAGTTCATTCTCTAGCAAAATATTTGATAAATCATCAAGAAACACCAAATTTAATTCACGATAGACAGCAAGAGCAAGAAATGCAATCCGGGAAACATCGCATAAAACAGCGTCTGAAAAAATCTCAGATGTTAAATAATAATTGA
- a CDS encoding 3-oxoacyl-[acyl-carrier-protein] synthase III C-terminal domain-containing protein, whose product MNRPIGIRSLSICFPEVIRTPEDSLHNFPDLITRVNSRKTRVSKSISTADMDIWSQEVAPYLSDPFRGNVERRVLGLQESPLTLEYRAAHEALQTAEMAAKDVELMIVASLYPGQIGPSNACYLAEQLGLCCPAWNLESTCSSALIALQNADALLQTATYKNVLVVVSHLGSQTVDEEDTLSWSMGDGAGAFVVDTLKPNQGILGTKIVPTTATSGAYSYELITNSQGQPQIFTRTGENAISLAETAVDFVRVCCEGAVAAAGVGLEQIDFFAFNTPTAWYTNVCTRALGIDGERTINLYPHYANIGPVSAIANLYHAAKLGKIRENDLVLVYTNGAAATAAATVMRWGDVKLGYSTTPIKVTLSDENIQHSAITNFSREKLLAVPPEARQQLLEKSMQQWLATTMEVSLTDLNPQARLTSYLDSLMALTFKSRVETDLAIRVPINQFFGENNIVQLAELLLSHLALVNLTSLSNEVEEREILSL is encoded by the coding sequence ATGAATCGTCCAATAGGTATTCGTTCGCTATCAATTTGCTTCCCGGAAGTAATTCGGACACCAGAAGATTCTCTGCATAATTTTCCTGATTTGATTACTAGAGTTAATTCTAGAAAAACTAGAGTATCTAAATCTATATCAACTGCTGATATGGATATTTGGTCACAAGAAGTAGCACCGTATTTATCAGATCCTTTTAGAGGTAATGTTGAGCGGCGAGTTTTGGGTTTACAAGAGTCACCACTAACGCTGGAGTATCGAGCGGCTCATGAGGCTCTCCAAACAGCAGAAATGGCTGCAAAAGATGTGGAATTAATGATAGTTGCTTCTTTGTATCCGGGGCAGATTGGGCCTAGTAATGCTTGCTATCTTGCTGAACAACTAGGATTATGCTGTCCAGCGTGGAATTTAGAATCAACTTGCTCTAGTGCCTTAATTGCATTACAAAATGCTGACGCACTATTGCAAACAGCAACATACAAAAATGTACTCGTTGTTGTCTCACATCTTGGTTCACAAACTGTAGATGAAGAGGATACACTTTCTTGGTCAATGGGTGATGGTGCTGGTGCTTTTGTTGTGGATACACTTAAACCAAACCAAGGAATTTTAGGGACTAAAATAGTTCCTACTACGGCAACATCTGGTGCATATTCCTATGAACTGATTACAAATAGCCAAGGACAACCACAAATATTCACCCGGACAGGTGAAAATGCTATCTCACTCGCCGAAACCGCCGTGGATTTTGTGCGTGTTTGCTGTGAGGGGGCTGTAGCTGCGGCGGGAGTGGGTTTAGAACAAATAGACTTTTTTGCTTTTAACACTCCGACAGCTTGGTATACCAATGTCTGTACACGAGCATTAGGTATTGATGGAGAACGCACTATTAATCTTTATCCACATTATGCCAATATTGGCCCTGTATCTGCGATCGCTAATCTTTACCATGCAGCAAAACTTGGTAAAATTCGAGAAAATGACTTAGTTCTCGTTTATACTAACGGTGCTGCCGCCACCGCCGCCGCTACAGTCATGCGTTGGGGCGATGTGAAACTTGGTTATTCTACTACACCAATCAAGGTAACTTTGTCGGATGAAAATATTCAGCACAGCGCCATAACCAATTTCTCCAGAGAAAAATTGTTAGCAGTTCCACCAGAAGCACGACAGCAATTACTAGAAAAAAGTATGCAGCAATGGCTGGCTACTACGATGGAAGTTTCATTAACAGACTTGAATCCGCAAGCACGTCTGACTTCATACCTCGACTCGCTTATGGCTTTGACTTTTAAAAGTCGAGTGGAAACTGATTTAGCAATTAGAGTACCTATAAATCAGTTTTTTGGTGAAAACAATATAGTGCAGTTAGCAGAATTATTACTTAGTCATTTGGCATTGGTTAATTTAACATCGTTGAGTAATGAAGTTGAAGAAAGAGAAATATTGAGTTTATAA
- a CDS encoding type I polyketide synthase — protein sequence MNNFSTEIEVKSGLEIAIVGMSGRFPGARNVDEFWQNLKHGVESIAVFTDEELLSRGIDAAILKNPDYVKAGAVLEDAELFDAAFFGFSQQQATITDPQLRLVLECAWQALEDAGYDSQQYQGAIAVYAGASLSSYLVKLLSNPHLRGAIDESQVLMSNDKDFLTTWVSYKLNLEGPSCTVQAACSTSLVAVHLACQDLLSGNCDLALAGGVSLDLPQNRGYLYQASGILSSDGHCRAFDANAQGTVYGSGVGIVVLKRLEDAIAEGDNIYAVIKGSAINNDGSAKASYSAPRVDSQAKVIKNAQFMAEIPPESITYIEAHGTGTLLGDMMEISAMHQAFRSSTEKTGFCAIGSVKTNIGHLKIAGGIAALIKTVLALKHKLIPPSLHFQQANPQIDFAHTPFYVNTQLSEWQINSTPRRAGVSSFGIGGTNAHVILEAAPDEQKHDIVFERSHPCHLLLLSAKTSSALQTATINLVNHLKQHPDLHLADVAYTLQVGRRSFEHRRMLVCQDIETAISALESPDSVTFYQEACSHSLVLVFPGEDSQYLEIGKELYSTAPLFREHIDYCCEQLQPHLNLDLRHILYASAEQVEIAPQQLQQTALFVVLSALAKLWLAWGIQIEAMIGCDIGEYIAAYLAGVFTLEDALVLVALRERTPQLSSEFTTYIQQVKLQPPRIPLISAITGTWIATTEVTNPTYWVQQMHCKSISLSPEIQNLMQEPKRIFLEIGTGKILNSWLLQQEQVKSLLLTSIPDAQTDKSETDFLLNTLGKLWLKGVQIDWSSYYAHEKRHRLSLPTYPFERQYYSIDSLVNNIPEFSKKSGI from the coding sequence ATGAATAACTTTTCTACAGAAATTGAGGTAAAAAGTGGGTTAGAAATAGCAATTGTAGGGATGTCTGGTCGTTTTCCCGGTGCGCGGAATGTTGACGAGTTTTGGCAAAACCTCAAGCATGGTGTGGAATCAATCGCGGTTTTTACTGATGAAGAATTGTTATCTAGAGGGATAGACGCTGCTATTTTAAAAAATCCTGATTATGTGAAAGCTGGAGCAGTTTTAGAAGACGCAGAATTATTTGACGCAGCATTTTTCGGCTTTAGTCAGCAACAAGCAACGATTACTGACCCACAGTTGCGACTTGTTCTAGAATGTGCATGGCAAGCGCTAGAAGATGCTGGCTACGATTCCCAGCAATATCAAGGTGCGATCGCAGTTTATGCTGGTGCTAGTCTGAGTAGTTACTTAGTCAAGTTATTATCCAATCCCCATCTCAGAGGCGCGATTGATGAATCGCAAGTTTTGATGAGTAATGACAAAGACTTCTTGACTACATGGGTATCTTACAAATTAAACCTAGAAGGGCCAAGTTGTACAGTCCAGGCTGCTTGCTCAACCTCTTTAGTAGCAGTTCATTTAGCTTGTCAAGACTTACTCAGTGGTAACTGTGACTTGGCTTTAGCTGGAGGAGTTTCCCTAGATTTACCCCAGAACAGAGGCTATTTATACCAAGCATCGGGTATCTTATCTTCTGATGGACACTGCCGTGCTTTTGATGCCAATGCCCAAGGAACAGTTTACGGTAGTGGTGTGGGTATTGTGGTTTTAAAGCGATTAGAAGATGCGATCGCAGAAGGTGACAACATCTATGCAGTGATTAAAGGTTCAGCAATTAACAATGATGGCTCGGCAAAAGCTAGCTACAGCGCCCCTAGGGTAGATAGCCAGGCAAAAGTGATTAAAAATGCTCAATTTATGGCTGAAATTCCCCCCGAATCGATTACATATATAGAAGCGCACGGCACTGGCACTTTACTAGGGGATATGATGGAAATCAGTGCGATGCATCAAGCCTTTCGTAGCAGCACGGAAAAAACAGGCTTCTGTGCGATTGGTTCCGTCAAGACAAATATCGGACATCTCAAAATCGCAGGCGGTATTGCAGCCTTAATCAAGACTGTTCTAGCGCTCAAACACAAGTTAATTCCACCCAGTCTGCACTTTCAACAAGCAAATCCCCAGATTGATTTTGCTCACACTCCCTTCTACGTCAACACCCAGTTATCAGAATGGCAGATAAATTCCACCCCTCGCCGTGCTGGAGTCAGTTCCTTTGGGATTGGTGGTACTAATGCTCACGTAATTTTGGAAGCAGCCCCGGATGAGCAAAAACATGATATTGTGTTTGAGCGATCGCATCCTTGCCATCTATTACTACTCTCTGCTAAAACCAGTTCCGCGCTGCAAACTGCGACCATAAATCTGGTAAATCATCTCAAACAACATCCAGATTTGCATCTTGCTGACGTAGCCTATACCCTGCAAGTTGGTCGGCGGTCTTTTGAACATCGTAGAATGCTAGTCTGTCAAGATATTGAGACAGCAATATCAGCCTTAGAGTCTCCAGATTCTGTCACTTTCTACCAAGAAGCTTGCAGTCATTCTCTAGTGTTAGTTTTTCCTGGTGAAGACAGCCAATATCTGGAAATTGGTAAGGAACTATATAGTACAGCACCCTTATTTCGAGAGCATATTGATTACTGTTGCGAACAACTCCAGCCGCATTTAAATTTAGACCTACGTCACATACTATATGCAAGTGCTGAACAAGTAGAAATAGCACCACAACAACTGCAACAAACAGCCTTATTTGTGGTTTTATCTGCTCTAGCTAAATTATGGCTAGCTTGGGGAATACAGATTGAAGCCATGATTGGTTGCGATATTGGAGAGTATATAGCTGCTTACTTAGCCGGAGTATTTACCCTAGAAGATGCTTTAGTATTAGTGGCTTTACGAGAAAGAACTCCACAATTGTCTTCCGAATTTACCACATACATTCAACAAGTCAAACTCCAGCCGCCTCGTATTCCCTTAATCTCAGCTATCACAGGTACTTGGATTGCTACAACTGAAGTCACAAATCCGACTTATTGGGTGCAACAAATGCACTGCAAATCAATATCTTTGTCTCCAGAAATTCAAAATTTAATGCAAGAGCCAAAGCGAATTTTTTTAGAAATTGGTACTGGAAAAATATTAAATAGCTGGTTACTGCAACAAGAGCAAGTAAAGTCATTATTATTAACATCAATACCTGATGCTCAAACAGATAAGTCAGAAACAGATTTCTTGCTCAACACATTAGGAAAACTCTGGTTAAAAGGTGTGCAAATAGATTGGTCTAGCTATTATGCTCACGAAAAACGTCATCGGCTTTCTTTACCAACTTATCCTTTTGAGCGGCAATATTACTCAATTGACAGTCTGGTTAACAATATACCCGAATTCTCAAAGAAGTCGGGAATATGA
- a CDS encoding non-ribosomal peptide synthetase has protein sequence MDINDATEIFWQQMFKDFTTPTLLGIGQFSSNSLSGKKQYTEEQLTISADVTAKLQAFVSKYQMSLDTILQGIWALLLSYYSGDEKVLLGIIESIANSAINVLPRAILVKPDASVLSWLQELQTEFEISLTQLQKWSNLPSGVLLFESCVVLGTQNVQTFEPLNFPVTVKAKLNTELILQINYDRSQFDQISITRILGHLQTLLVGVVTQPEQRISRLSLLTDAEQQQILVEWNNTKAEYPQNQCFHQLFTAQVERSPNATALIFADKQLTYQELNVKANQLAHYLQALGVGTETPVVICVERSFEMIVGLLGILKAGGVYVPIDPTYPFERLSFVLEDVQPPVILTQEHLLEDLPSHWAQVVCLDADWEAISQSSTENPENKLTAHNLAYIIHTSGSTGTPKGVLIEHQGLCNLVQAQIDIFDVQGDCGVLQFASSSFDASIWEIVMALGSGAKLCLGTSSSLLPGSDLIKLLREQAVTHVTLPPSALATLPNAELPDLRVVIAAGEACTQDLVTKWAVNQRFFNAYGPTESTVCATVVECQPNSGQPPIGRAIANTQTYILDRYLRPLPIGVIGELYIGGVGLARGYLHRPDLTAEKFIPNPFSQQPNARLYKTGDLARYRSDGMIEYVGRIDFQVKIRGFRIELGEIETVLSQHPQLQQTVVIAREDTADDKQIVAYIVPLPGSVPTNTELRNFLKSRLPGYMIPAAFVILDSLPLTPNGKVNRKVLPPPDILRPELAVNYVMPQTEVERTIATIWQQILKIEKVGIHDNFFDIGGDSLLMLKVHSQLSQIFAKDLSMLDLLKYTTINSLAEYLYQSEGAEIDYRPEKLTSGKAKLKQRLQKKALKSEK, from the coding sequence ATGGACATTAATGATGCAACAGAAATATTTTGGCAGCAGATGTTTAAGGATTTCACGACACCAACTTTATTAGGAATAGGGCAGTTTTCTAGTAATTCGTTGTCAGGGAAAAAGCAGTATACTGAGGAGCAATTAACTATATCCGCAGATGTAACAGCGAAATTACAAGCTTTTGTAAGTAAGTATCAGATGAGTTTGGATACTATCTTGCAAGGTATTTGGGCTTTGCTGTTGAGTTACTACAGTGGCGATGAAAAGGTGCTGTTGGGAATTATTGAATCTATAGCGAATTCTGCGATAAATGTTCTACCAAGAGCAATATTAGTAAAGCCTGATGCATCAGTTTTATCTTGGTTACAAGAACTGCAAACAGAGTTTGAAATTTCACTAACACAACTCCAAAAATGGAGTAATTTACCAAGTGGAGTACTGTTGTTTGAAAGCTGTGTTGTTTTAGGAACGCAAAATGTTCAGACTTTTGAGCCACTTAATTTCCCAGTTACAGTCAAAGCAAAGTTAAATACCGAATTAATACTACAAATTAACTACGATCGCTCTCAGTTTGATCAGATTTCTATCACCCGAATCCTAGGACATCTACAAACCTTGCTAGTAGGTGTGGTGACACAGCCAGAGCAGAGAATATCCAGATTATCATTGTTAACCGATGCGGAACAGCAACAGATACTAGTCGAGTGGAACAATACAAAGGCGGAATATCCCCAGAATCAATGCTTTCATCAGCTGTTTACAGCGCAAGTAGAGCGATCGCCTAACGCCACTGCATTAATTTTTGCAGACAAACAGCTGACTTATCAAGAGCTGAACGTCAAAGCCAACCAATTAGCGCACTATCTACAAGCGCTGGGTGTGGGGACAGAAACACCAGTGGTGATTTGTGTAGAGCGCTCTTTTGAGATGATTGTAGGATTACTAGGTATTTTAAAAGCTGGTGGTGTTTATGTACCTATAGACCCGACTTATCCCTTTGAACGTCTGTCTTTTGTATTAGAAGATGTCCAGCCACCAGTAATTTTGACTCAGGAGCATTTGCTAGAGGATTTACCCTCACATTGGGCGCAAGTAGTTTGTCTAGATGCAGATTGGGAAGCGATCTCGCAATCAAGTACAGAAAACCCTGAGAATAAACTTACAGCTCATAATCTGGCTTATATTATCCATACATCAGGGTCAACAGGTACTCCCAAAGGCGTGCTAATTGAACACCAAGGGTTGTGTAACCTAGTTCAAGCCCAAATTGACATTTTCGATGTCCAAGGCGATTGCGGCGTGCTACAATTTGCTTCTTCCAGCTTTGATGCGTCGATTTGGGAAATTGTGATGGCGCTTGGTTCTGGTGCCAAGCTGTGTTTAGGTACATCAAGTTCTTTATTACCAGGTTCAGATTTAATCAAACTGTTGCGTGAGCAAGCAGTTACACATGTGACGCTTCCACCTTCAGCTTTAGCCACCTTACCCAATGCAGAATTACCAGACTTGCGAGTGGTAATCGCCGCCGGCGAAGCCTGTACCCAAGACCTAGTGACAAAATGGGCTGTAAATCAAAGGTTCTTCAATGCATACGGCCCGACAGAATCAACAGTTTGTGCCACCGTGGTAGAATGTCAGCCAAATAGTGGTCAACCTCCGATTGGTAGAGCGATCGCTAACACACAGACTTACATTCTCGACCGTTATCTGCGACCATTACCCATCGGCGTTATCGGTGAATTGTATATCGGTGGTGTGGGACTGGCGCGGGGTTATTTGCATCGCCCAGATTTGACGGCAGAAAAATTCATCCCCAACCCATTTAGTCAGCAACCTAACGCCAGGTTATACAAAACCGGTGACTTGGCTCGCTATCGTAGCGATGGCATGATTGAATACGTGGGAAGGATAGACTTCCAAGTCAAGATTCGGGGTTTTCGGATTGAATTGGGAGAAATTGAAACAGTTCTGAGCCAACATCCGCAATTACAGCAAACTGTAGTCATAGCTCGTGAAGATACAGCAGACGACAAGCAAATAGTGGCTTATATTGTCCCTCTCCCTGGTTCAGTACCGACAAATACCGAGTTACGTAATTTTCTCAAATCCAGATTGCCCGGTTACATGATACCTGCTGCTTTCGTTATCTTAGATAGCTTACCATTGACACCAAACGGTAAAGTTAACCGCAAAGTGCTACCTCCACCTGATATTTTGCGTCCAGAATTAGCAGTTAATTATGTGATGCCACAAACTGAGGTAGAACGCACCATCGCTACCATTTGGCAACAAATACTCAAAATTGAAAAAGTAGGCATTCACGATAACTTTTTTGATATTGGTGGAGATTCTTTACTCATGTTGAAAGTTCATAGCCAATTGAGTCAAATATTTGCCAAAGACTTATCAATGTTGGACTTGTTAAAATACACAACTATTAATTCCCTAGCAGAATATCTGTATCAATCAGAAGGTGCAGAAATTGATTATCGTCCGGAAAAATTGACATCAGGTAAAGCCAAGCTCAAACAACGTTTGCAAAAAAAAGCACTGAAGTCTGAAAAATGA
- a CDS encoding MBL fold metallo-hydrolase: MSSNKLYLKQNVVVEPLFNQWYAWSYLISPATSAMYTTNSHLKIMHSFISAPHVHIAALRNPKMIGGPFINYDASRVDDVKNLLEKITKHQSYLLDFAAAIKELEQILSSEAKGYSLEALYQQVPDILKGYVELVYDLKNQPTIRFIEGLLYKSRYYNTSAQSIALSLINQDNGRSFAFSSPILEDDKHLHLEIPFNSQIIDELFKMKNIPQSEGYIQELLGVTKKAQDKLTSFLTEKPPSPSIPYNHDVVRIRYFGHACILIESRNTSILCDPLISYKYDNEQESLVPRYTYEDLPERIDYVLITHNHQDHCMLETLLQLRHKIVNVIVPKNNGGGLADPSLKLFLQNIGFKRVLEIDEMETIFIEDGTIMGLPFLGEHADLNIRSKIAYLVNLQSNSILLAADSNNIETKLYKHIYDYVGEIQVMFVGMECDGGPLSWLYGSLLTQPLNRKIDQSRRLDGSDANKVIDLVNIFNPKAVYIYAMGQEPWLTFLTSIQYTQESRPIVEAQKVIADCQQRGITAELLFGQQEIFLK, from the coding sequence ATGTCTAGCAATAAACTTTACCTGAAACAAAATGTAGTTGTAGAACCTTTATTTAATCAGTGGTATGCATGGTCATATTTAATATCACCAGCAACCTCTGCTATGTATACAACGAATTCACATTTAAAAATTATGCATTCGTTTATATCAGCGCCGCATGTTCATATAGCAGCGCTAAGAAACCCTAAAATGATTGGCGGACCATTTATAAATTATGATGCTAGTAGAGTCGATGATGTTAAAAATTTGCTGGAGAAAATCACCAAACATCAATCCTATCTTCTAGATTTTGCCGCAGCAATTAAAGAACTGGAACAAATACTAAGTAGTGAAGCTAAAGGCTATTCTCTGGAAGCTTTATATCAACAAGTACCAGATATTTTAAAAGGTTACGTTGAACTTGTTTATGATTTAAAGAATCAACCGACAATTCGCTTTATAGAAGGATTACTTTATAAAAGTAGATACTATAATACCTCAGCCCAAAGCATAGCATTATCATTAATAAATCAAGATAATGGACGTTCTTTTGCCTTTAGTAGTCCCATCTTAGAAGATGATAAACATTTACATTTAGAAATCCCCTTTAATTCTCAAATCATAGATGAATTATTTAAAATGAAAAATATTCCTCAATCTGAGGGATATATTCAAGAGCTTTTAGGAGTGACAAAAAAAGCACAGGATAAACTTACATCATTTTTGACTGAAAAGCCGCCCTCACCATCTATTCCATATAATCATGATGTTGTCAGAATTCGTTATTTTGGTCATGCTTGCATTTTAATTGAATCTAGAAACACTAGCATTTTATGTGACCCTCTTATTAGTTATAAATATGATAACGAGCAGGAAAGTTTAGTTCCTCGTTATACCTACGAAGATTTGCCAGAACGCATTGATTACGTATTAATTACTCACAATCATCAAGACCATTGTATGCTGGAAACCTTGTTACAGTTGCGGCATAAAATTGTTAACGTGATTGTACCTAAAAATAATGGGGGAGGATTAGCCGACCCTTCTTTAAAATTATTCCTGCAAAATATAGGATTTAAACGGGTATTAGAAATTGATGAAATGGAAACCATCTTTATTGAAGATGGCACAATTATGGGTTTACCTTTCTTGGGTGAACATGCGGATTTAAATATTAGGTCTAAAATAGCTTATCTAGTTAATTTACAATCTAATTCAATATTATTAGCCGCTGACTCCAATAATATTGAGACAAAGTTATATAAGCATATTTATGATTACGTAGGTGAAATTCAAGTCATGTTTGTAGGTATGGAATGTGATGGTGGCCCTTTAAGTTGGTTATATGGATCATTATTAACTCAGCCTTTAAATAGAAAGATAGATCAATCCAGAAGGTTGGATGGTTCAGATGCTAATAAAGTTATTGATTTAGTCAATATATTTAATCCTAAAGCTGTTTATATATATGCTATGGGACAAGAACCTTGGTTAACTTTTCTTACATCTATTCAATATACTCAAGAGTCTCGTCCAATTGTTGAGGCTCAGAAAGTAATTGCTGATTGTCAGCAGCGAGGAATTACAGCAGAGTTGTTATTTGGACAGCAGGAGATTTTTTTAAAATAA